The proteins below come from a single Ptychodera flava strain L36383 chromosome 6, AS_Pfla_20210202, whole genome shotgun sequence genomic window:
- the LOC139135238 gene encoding uncharacterized protein encodes MASNPSMAVAVGAFLFVLLCFTAEAELIRSEECISQENYCYRPDVCAYVFTFKTNDHGVCPDLEQAVGKVDDLEDDVDLLRLRTASGERDVGTVRQELEGVRLVIHHLNNAVNELHTRMEQYDNVPGDFMTSIREQIDEVKLQQAEINNQIEISSNRSDERDANSTRIVRILEQTSLAISNLERQIAEKDARITNLQHEVLKLRSYHECDIDTNTQRDGFDLLDGIENTVESPRECCLSCLAYPGCKAWNFEKPRQSGWFPHFTGTGRCSLKRAGTTPSASSCCDSGKLP; translated from the exons ATGGCGAGCAATCCAAGTATGGCGGTCGCTGTTGGAGCTTTCctctttgttttgctttgttttaccGCTGAGGCGGAATTGATTCGCAGTGAGGAATGCATCTCCCAGGAAAACTACTGCTACCGGCCTGACGTATGCGCCTATGTATTCACCTTCAAGACTAACGACCATGGTGTTTGCCCCGATCTTGAGCAGGCAGTCGGCAAAGTCGACGATCTGGAGGACGACGTGGACCTGCTCCGCCTGCGGACAGCGTCTGGTGAGCGAGATGTAGGAACTGTGAGACAAGAACTGGAAGGTGTGCGATTAGTGATCCATCACCTGAATAATGCCGTCAACGAGCTGCACACAAGAATGGAGCAATATGATAACGTTCCTGGCGACTTCATGACTTCAATCAGAGAGCAAATTGACGAAGTGAAACTGCAGCAGGCAGAAATAAATAATCAAATCGAAATTTCGAGCAACAGAAGTGACGAGAGAGACGCAAACAGTACCCGAATCGTCCGTATACTGGAACAGACCAGTCTTGCCATCAGTAACCTCGAACGACAAATCGCTGAAAAGGATGCACGCATAACGAACTTGCAACATGAAGTTTTAAAACTTCGAAGCTATCACG AATGTGATATCGACACAAATACACAACGCGATGGTTTTGATTTGCTCGACGGAATCGAAAACACGGTAGAAAGTCCAAGGGAATGTTGTCTGTCTTGCCTTGCCTATCCTGGTTGCAAGGCGTGGAACTTCGAAAAGCCGCGGCAATCAGGGTGGTTTCCACATTTCACCGGTACCGGTAGATGTTCATTGAAGAGAGCAGGAACGACACCCAGTGCCTCGAGTTGCTGCGACTCAGGAAAATTACCGTAA